The Flavobacterium sp. HJ-32-4 genome contains a region encoding:
- a CDS encoding SDR family oxidoreductase, whose translation MSNHIILITGTNSGFGWLHAHTLSAAGHTVYAGMRNTLTSNREKAAALGALPNVHVIELDLSDEAKVKAAVDGIVAKEGRIDVLVNNAGNFKGGIAETFNEHDIDDLFDIHLKATWRTIRAVLPHMRRQGDGLIINTSSVLGRFSAPFMTFYNAAKFAVEGLSEGLRAEVRQLGIDVSIVEPGAFPTDIFGKSGQGSDAFLAEGYGELASIPEQVGAGIGQYFEQAAPNPQLVADAVKQLVDAPKGTRPARVVVDPGNGHLVQALNARAEEGYSAFLEAFGMGSLLN comes from the coding sequence ATGAGCAACCACATTATCCTTATTACGGGCACCAACAGCGGTTTCGGCTGGCTGCACGCCCACACGCTTTCCGCCGCTGGGCACACCGTGTATGCCGGCATGCGTAACACCCTTACCTCCAATCGAGAAAAAGCGGCGGCCCTGGGGGCACTGCCGAATGTACACGTAATCGAACTTGACCTGTCGGACGAAGCCAAAGTAAAGGCGGCAGTCGATGGGATCGTAGCCAAAGAAGGACGCATTGACGTGCTGGTCAACAATGCCGGGAACTTCAAAGGCGGCATTGCCGAAACGTTCAACGAGCACGACATCGACGATTTGTTTGACATCCACCTCAAAGCCACCTGGCGCACGATCCGGGCCGTATTGCCCCACATGCGCCGTCAGGGCGACGGATTGATCATTAATACGTCAAGTGTACTCGGCCGTTTTTCTGCCCCGTTCATGACCTTCTATAATGCAGCGAAATTTGCGGTGGAAGGTCTTTCGGAAGGCTTACGCGCCGAGGTACGCCAACTGGGTATCGATGTATCCATTGTAGAGCCGGGTGCCTTCCCTACCGACATCTTTGGTAAATCAGGCCAGGGATCAGATGCCTTTTTGGCGGAAGGATACGGCGAACTGGCGTCGATCCCCGAACAAGTGGGCGCCGGCATCGGACAGTATTTCGAGCAAGCGGCACCGAACCCGCAGTTGGTCGCCGACGCCGTAAAACAATTGGTCGATGCGCCGAAAGGTACGCGCCCGGCACGGGTGGTGGTCGATCCAGGCAACGGCCACCTCGTTCAGGCGCTCAATGCACGCGCAGAGGAAGGTTATAGCGCCTTTCTTGAGGCGTTCGGTATGGGTTCCCTACTCAACTAA
- a CDS encoding helix-turn-helix domain-containing protein — translation METIVDFTVKDAKKIAENFLAKKETGLPLCPVKDIMHTLGDKWSVLVMMTLGTHETLRFNEIRHAVDGISQKMLTVTLRELESFGMVTREVFPQIPPKVEYTITPLGQEFLSHLKGMLEWACANSAQIAANRTK, via the coding sequence ATGGAAACGATTGTTGATTTTACAGTAAAAGACGCCAAAAAAATTGCTGAAAATTTTCTTGCGAAGAAAGAAACGGGTCTTCCGCTGTGTCCGGTAAAAGACATTATGCACACCTTAGGAGATAAATGGTCGGTGCTGGTAATGATGACCCTGGGCACCCATGAAACCCTGCGGTTCAACGAAATCCGACATGCCGTCGACGGTATTTCCCAGAAAATGCTGACCGTTACCCTGCGCGAGTTGGAATCGTTTGGGATGGTCACCCGCGAGGTTTTTCCGCAGATACCACCGAAGGTCGAATATACCATTACACCACTGGGGCAGGAGTTCCTGTCGCACCTGAAGGGCATGCTTGAGTGGGCCTGCGCGAATTCAGCACAGATCGCCGCCAACCGTACGAAGTAA